The Arachis ipaensis cultivar K30076 chromosome B07, Araip1.1, whole genome shotgun sequence genome includes a window with the following:
- the LOC107608971 gene encoding uncharacterized protein LOC107608971 isoform X4 codes for MGDLHVNGVVFGEDRPCASSPPSPPLPLSNPDPSSVAADAWSAAEATTSAILRRIRPTLGADRKRREVVDYVQRLIRYGARCEVFPYGSVPLKTYLPDGDIDLTALSCQNIEDGLVSDVHTVLRGEEINEAAEYEVKDVRFIDAEVKLIKCIVQNIVVDISFNQLGGLSTLCFLEKVDRLVGKDHLFKRSIILIKAWCYYESRILGAHHGLISTYALETLVLYIFHQFHVSLDGPLAVLYRFLDYFSKFDWDNYCVSLKGPVGKSSLPNIVAEVAENGGDALLTEEFIKTCVESFSVPSRGPDLNFRAFPQKHLNIIDPLKENNNLGRSVNKGNFYRIRSAFKYGARKLGWILMLPEDRIADELNRFFANTLDRHGCNHGNDMRTPSLGCSPRDFDFSGTSEAAVCSEDKTSFFVSTGSKVESLPGNQHNCETKNERERNGVKVFSSLAGPSVDSSGDENADPIYKLVEDSKDVATIGCLDLASSNDASYFSNGIASNETTVNSLIDDEKEKHVMENNSRSNLDENSVASYGLVDSRNAVDVFENNFPHSDSYTTTVSWGTEATKSLLDLAGDYESNIRNLQYGQMCNGYTVSPLVVPSPPRSPKLQNRNPWETVRQCLQINQSIHSQANSNGVLGPVYLVNHATLPIPPFGSEEKRKLRGTGAYFPNMSSRPYRDNRPMSGRGRSQASGAHGQQHRHAHSRNNGFIPTLQELNLSVEGSFEHPLEVYPPLGSAKSRSSETYFSQPAIWGPRHSNGFPHTSEKHESGTVSPQHRGPPRIEVSNLHESSISTTKGSAPSTGVVSEESSDSLSAVDNKSLCS; via the exons ATGGGCGATCTTCATGTGAACGGCGTCGTTTTCGGGGAGGATCGCCCCTGCGCCTCGTCGCCGCCGTCGCCGCCGCTGCCGTTGTCAAACCCCGATCCGAGCTCCGTCGCTGCAGACGCATGGTCAGCCGCTGAGGCCACCACCTCCGCGATTCTCCGCCGGATTAGGCCGACGCTCGGTGCTGACCGGAAGCGCCGCGAGGTTGTTGATTACGTGCAGAGGCTGATTCGATATGGCGCTCGGTGTGag GTCTTTCCATATGGGTCGGTTCCTTTAAAAACATATCTTCCAGATGGAGATATTGATTTGACTGCACTCAGTTGTCAAAATATTGAGGATGGCTTAGTGTCGGATGTTCACACTGTTCTACGAGGAGAGGAAATCAATGAAGCTGCTGAATATGAAGTGAAGGATGTTCGTTTCATTGATGCAGag GTTAAGCTTATCAAATGCATTGTACAGAATATTGTTGTAGACATCTCTTTCAATCAATTAGGAGGACTCAGTACGTTATGTTTTCTTGAAAAG GTTGATCGACTTGTTGGCAAGGATCATCTCTTCAAACGTAGCATTATACTGATAAAAGCTTGGTGCTACTATGAGAGTCGTATTCTGGGTGCTCATCATGGCTTGATTTCAACATATGCTCTGGAAACACTTGTTCTGTATATTTTCCATCAGTTTCATGTATCCTTAGATGGTCCACTAGCG GTTCTCTATAGATTTTTGGACTACTTCAGCAAATTCGACTGGGATAATTATTGTGTTAGTTTGAAGGGACCAGTTGGAAAATCTTCTCTGCCTAATATAGTTG CTGAGGTGGCAGAAAATGGAGGAGACGCTCTGCTGACTGAGGAGTTCATCAAAACCTGTGTGGAATCATTCTCGGTACCTTCAAGGGGACCTGATTTAAATTTTCGTGCATTTCCTCAGAAACATCTTAACATCATTGATCCactaaaggaaaacaacaaccTTGGTCGCAGTGTCAATAAAG gtAATTTCTATCGAATACGCAGTGCTTTTAAGTATGGTGCCCGAAAGCTTGGCTGGATTCTTATGCTACCAGAAGATAGAATAGCAGATGAGCTTAATAGGTTCTTTGCGAACACATTGGATAGGCATGGATGCAATCATGGGAATGACATGCGAACTCCGAGTCTTGGTTGTAGTCCTAGAGATTTTGACTTCTCAGGAACATCAGAGGCTGCAGTGTGCTCTGAAGACAAGACATCTTTCTTTGTTTCTACCGGATCCAAAGTGGAAAGTTTACCCGGAAATCAACATAATTGTGAAACTAAAAATGAAAGAGAAAGGAATGGAGTAAAAGTTTTCTCCTCTTTGGCAGGGCCATCAGTTGACTCATCTGGGGATGAAAATGCAGATCCAATTTATAAACTAGTTGAAGATTCTAAGGATGTTGCAACAATAGGATGCTTGGATCTTGCAAGCAGTAATGATGCATCATATTTTTCAAATGGGATTGCTTCTAATGAAACAACAGTTAATTCTCTTATTGATGACGAGAAAGAGAAGCATGTTATGGAGAACAACTCTAGGTCAAATCTTGATGAAAATAGTGTGGCGTCTTATGGGCTAGTTGATTCGAGAAATGCAGTTGATGTCTTTGAAAATAATTTCCCTCATAGTGATAGTTACACTACTACTGTATCTTGGGGTACTGAAGCTACAAAATCCCTATTGGACCTGGCTGGGGATTATGAAAGTAACATTAGGAATCTACAATATGGTCAGATGTGCAATGGTTATACTGTCTCTCCTCTTGTGGTGCCTAGTCCTCCTAGGTCTCCAAAGTTACAGAATAGGAATCCTTGGGAAACTGTTAGGCAATGTCTTCAGATTAATCAAAGCATTCATTCACAGGCAAATTCAAATGGTGTTCTTGGACCAGTTTACCTTGTTAATCATGCTACTCTACCGATCCCCCCTTTTGGttcagaagagaagagaaaacttCGAGGAACAGGCGCATACTTCCCTAATATG TCATCTCGTCCATATAGGGATAACAGGCCAATGTCAGGAAGGGGACGGAGCCAAGCATCTGGTGCTCATGGGCAACAACATAGACATGCACATAGTCGTAACAACGGCTTCATTCCTACTCTACAAGAGTTGAATTTGTCTGTGGAGGGAAGTTTTGAACATCCTCTTGAAGTATATCCTCCTCTTGGCAGTGCTAAGTCCAGATCATCAGAAACGTATTTCAGCCAACCTGCCATATGGGGACCACGTCATTCTAACGGTTTCCCTCACACGTCTGAAAAGCATGAGTCTGGTACTGTAAGCCCTCAGCATCGTGGACCACCAAGAATTGAAGTTAGCAATCTACATGAATCAAGCATTTCTACTACTAAGGGCTCTGCTCCCAGCACAGGGGTCGTGTCAGAGGAGAGTTCTGACTCATTATCTGCAGTTGATAACAAAAG TTTGTGCTCCTAG